The following proteins are co-located in the candidate division KSB1 bacterium genome:
- the nikR gene encoding nickel-responsive transcriptional regulator NikR encodes MSSIVRFGVSLDAELLQKFDAHIKKKGYSNRSEAIRDLIRDMLVRDEWEDPKDKVIGTITVIIDQKLNTITKFLAQSQEPLKEIISTMHVQLDEENSLEVSAVRGCAKKVRELANQLLGIKGVKHGSLVMTTTGKHIK; translated from the coding sequence ATGAGCTCGATCGTACGATTCGGTGTTTCGCTTGACGCCGAACTTTTGCAGAAATTCGACGCGCACATTAAAAAGAAGGGTTACAGCAATCGTTCTGAGGCTATCCGCGATTTGATCCGCGATATGCTGGTCCGCGACGAGTGGGAAGACCCGAAGGATAAGGTCATCGGCACGATTACGGTTATCATCGATCAAAAGCTCAATACGATCACCAAATTTTTAGCCCAGTCGCAGGAGCCGCTTAAAGAGATCATCTCCACGATGCACGTGCAGCTCGATGAAGAAAACAGTCTGGAGGTCTCTGCCGTTCGCGGTTGTGCTAAAAAGGTGCGGGAACTGGCCAATCAGCTGCTCGGAATCAAAGGCGTCAAGCACGGCAGCCTGGTTATGACGACGACCGGTAAACATATCAAATAA
- a CDS encoding TonB-dependent receptor, with translation MRNFLFVLLAGVQVFAAESTGDSVKYRFKPITVTASKINGAQREIAAGVTVIEERQLRTAMTTSALDAAKDYVPALFVTERALMGYGVASGAAGGITIRGIGGSPVTGVLVLRDGRPDIMGMMGHALPDAYSTIGLESIEVIRGPASFLYGTNAMGGVINLVSKRQRQEGFSTGVVVGAGSFASQKYEARHGGKFGGFDYYVTASRQSTDGHRPSSDYRNQGYTAHLGYALSAATKIELNANYSDIYLLDPGLEPAPKANQWYHLFRSGADLTLDHSGRFGETVVKLHGNFGRHCIYDGWRSNDRTTGVIVYQNLKPWKTNTTTIGFDYKTYGGDAEDSSPKVPVINYRKKFMTEYAPYLHVQQLLLQRMIVSTGVRVEKHELYGWETLPKVGMIYSFPTTSLRLSAAKGFRSPSIRELYVFPPRNEKLEPERLWNYEAGVLQEIADFAEIDLSVFRMQGDNMIRTVIAGGKPQFLNSSRFTHTGYEASARLIPTNNLELRLTWSDVDLGNETLGAPEKKLTATANYTLGRLDLRLQFMHIAGLYAKDGRQDKMPDYSLVDFWLGLKPWRTASFAFKVKNFLDQKYEILKGYPMPGRTMAAELGYEF, from the coding sequence ATGCGTAACTTTTTGTTTGTACTGCTTGCCGGGGTACAGGTTTTTGCGGCAGAATCGACCGGTGATTCGGTAAAATATCGCTTCAAACCCATTACGGTAACGGCTTCCAAGATCAATGGAGCACAGCGTGAGATTGCCGCAGGAGTGACGGTGATCGAAGAACGTCAGCTGCGTACTGCGATGACCACGTCGGCTTTGGATGCGGCAAAAGACTATGTGCCGGCGTTGTTCGTGACTGAACGAGCGTTGATGGGGTACGGCGTCGCGTCCGGCGCGGCCGGAGGGATAACCATTCGCGGCATCGGCGGTTCGCCTGTAACCGGCGTTCTGGTTCTGCGCGACGGTCGACCCGACATCATGGGTATGATGGGCCATGCGCTTCCCGATGCTTACTCGACCATCGGCCTTGAAAGCATCGAGGTGATTCGCGGACCGGCATCATTTCTCTATGGTACCAACGCAATGGGCGGCGTGATCAACCTGGTTTCGAAGCGGCAGCGACAGGAGGGTTTTTCCACGGGCGTGGTTGTCGGCGCAGGATCTTTCGCGTCGCAAAAGTATGAAGCTCGCCACGGCGGAAAATTCGGCGGTTTCGATTACTATGTAACGGCTTCCCGTCAATCGACCGACGGACATCGGCCTTCTTCCGATTACCGCAATCAGGGCTATACGGCACACCTCGGGTATGCTTTGAGCGCTGCTACCAAGATCGAGCTGAATGCCAACTATTCCGATATTTATCTGTTGGATCCCGGCCTGGAACCGGCGCCCAAGGCAAATCAGTGGTATCATCTCTTCCGCTCCGGCGCCGATCTGACGTTGGATCATTCCGGCCGTTTCGGCGAAACGGTTGTCAAGCTGCACGGCAATTTCGGCCGTCACTGCATCTATGACGGCTGGAGATCGAACGACCGCACTACCGGCGTAATCGTCTATCAAAACCTCAAGCCGTGGAAGACAAATACGACGACGATCGGTTTTGACTATAAAACTTACGGCGGCGACGCAGAGGACAGTTCGCCGAAAGTACCGGTCATCAACTATCGAAAAAAGTTCATGACGGAATATGCCCCCTATCTGCATGTGCAGCAGCTGTTGCTGCAGCGAATGATCGTGTCGACCGGGGTTCGCGTCGAAAAGCACGAGCTCTACGGATGGGAGACTTTGCCCAAAGTCGGAATGATCTACAGTTTTCCTACAACTTCTCTTCGCCTTTCTGCCGCCAAAGGTTTCCGCAGCCCGTCCATTCGCGAGCTGTATGTCTTTCCGCCGCGAAATGAAAAGCTGGAACCCGAGAGACTCTGGAACTATGAAGCGGGGGTCCTGCAGGAAATTGCCGATTTTGCGGAAATAGATCTTTCTGTTTTCCGGATGCAGGGCGACAACATGATCCGCACGGTCATTGCGGGGGGTAAACCGCAATTCCTAAATTCGAGCCGATTTACCCATACCGGTTACGAAGCCTCGGCCAGGCTAATTCCGACAAACAACCTCGAATTACGGCTCACCTGGTCGGACGTGGATCTGGGCAACGAGACATTGGGGGCGCCGGAGAAAAAGCTGACGGCAACGGCAAACTATACTCTCGGCCGGCTCGATCTTCGGCTGCAGTTCATGCACATTGCCGGATTATACGCCAAGGACGGTCGGCAGGACAAAATGCCCGACTACTCGCTGGTCGATTTTTGGCTGGGCCTAAAACCTTGGCGTACCGCATCATTTGCCTTCAAAGTCAAGAATTTTTTGGATCAAAAATACGAGATTCTCAAGGGTTATCCGATGCCGGGCCGAACGATGGCAGCCGAGCTCGGATATGAATTCTAA
- the amrB gene encoding AmmeMemoRadiSam system protein B, translating into MLEKPIPPLRRELEPTPIHDRKGHAFIRLDDPLHLSDTAVFLPPPLFWLAALFDGQHTIAELYRQHRQKFREKLNEAQIQAMIKSLDEAFLLDNDRFARRLAARRQAYRKLQVRPMAFAGQSYAEEPEALAEQMRRQAAEAAAISSVRVATDRKIVGAAVPHIDPRLGGVTYAAVYRFFHTLPTNTVFVVLGISHHMMKSAFALTERPFAVPGGQVEIDRQLLHRITKHCKNDLFQDELYHLYEHSIEFQAVYLSWFVKVPFTLVPVLCSFTFPMKETERRQYEEFLQAVQAAAAEESRHVVYIAAVDLSHIGPLYGSQWAPDAFQLAQVEETDKKLLDAFMRRDTAAFDLVFEQKAAQNNVCGFPAMRTLLPLLPPSEGVLIAYDNAIMDEFRSTVTFAGVLFVR; encoded by the coding sequence GTGTTAGAGAAACCTATTCCTCCTTTGCGCCGTGAATTGGAGCCGACGCCCATTCATGATCGCAAAGGGCATGCATTCATTCGGCTCGACGACCCGCTGCACCTGTCCGATACCGCCGTATTTTTGCCGCCGCCGCTGTTTTGGCTTGCCGCTTTGTTCGACGGTCAGCATACGATTGCCGAACTCTATCGACAACATCGTCAAAAATTTCGCGAAAAGCTCAACGAAGCGCAAATTCAGGCTATGATCAAAAGCCTGGATGAAGCGTTTCTTTTGGACAACGATCGTTTTGCCCGTCGTTTGGCTGCGCGCCGACAGGCTTATCGAAAGCTGCAGGTGCGGCCGATGGCCTTTGCCGGGCAAAGCTATGCCGAAGAGCCCGAAGCATTGGCCGAACAGATGCGCCGGCAGGCTGCCGAGGCAGCCGCGATTTCATCGGTAAGAGTCGCAACCGATCGTAAAATTGTCGGTGCGGCTGTCCCCCACATCGATCCGCGGTTAGGAGGCGTCACCTATGCCGCAGTCTATCGCTTTTTTCATACTTTGCCCACAAATACGGTATTTGTCGTGCTGGGAATATCGCATCATATGATGAAGTCTGCCTTTGCGCTTACCGAGCGCCCTTTTGCGGTTCCGGGAGGCCAAGTCGAAATCGACCGCCAACTTTTACATCGTATCACCAAGCACTGCAAAAATGACCTGTTTCAGGATGAACTATATCACCTTTATGAACACAGCATAGAGTTTCAGGCTGTTTATTTAAGCTGGTTTGTCAAAGTTCCTTTTACACTTGTTCCGGTTCTCTGCTCCTTTACCTTCCCTATGAAAGAAACCGAAAGACGGCAATACGAAGAATTTCTTCAGGCTGTTCAGGCTGCCGCTGCCGAAGAATCACGGCATGTTGTCTATATCGCCGCGGTGGATTTGTCGCATATCGGTCCTTTGTACGGGAGCCAATGGGCGCCGGATGCCTTTCAGCTTGCCCAGGTGGAAGAGACCGACAAAAAGTTGCTCGATGCATTTATGCGCCGAGATACCGCCGCCTTCGATCTCGTTTTTGAGCAAAAAGCCGCGCAAAACAACGTCTGCGGATTTCCCGCCATGCGGACCCTTCTTCCTCTCCTGCCGCCTTCGGAAGGCGTTCTAATCGCGTATGACAACGCCATTATGGACGAATTCCGGTCTACCGTCACCTTCGCCGGTGTACTTTTCGTTCGTTAA
- a CDS encoding lytic transglycosylase domain-containing protein encodes MRKYDYILSLWIILGWAAASLVAQETFVLPKAIERNVDFWVKIYACYPTHTVVIHDKEDLSVVYEVVNLDEYPAAQNGSRWSIVEQKKTKYVRALEELAKMSKPISYDSLTALQRHVYLAWLHSADKEKFTKAVENIRAQRGVSDRFAESVKRSGRYLEYIKTVFKDYGLPEDIAYLAHVESLFNYDAYSKAGAAGIWQFIPHTGRLFLTINEAVDERLDPLVATVAAAKLLRKNYQQLGSWPLAITAYNHGLSGMKDAVQKTGTNDFETIFLNYRSRSFGFASKNFYAEFLAAVHVAKNYYHYFGPLELSPPAKFMTVELPVPMYLKEAAALFSVEVDTLIVFNKALRKPAVENQQKLPAGYKLHLPFRENWNPLEVFPTSENRMDRRNSDKSGTVQSVKISNPSERDSSAASERLPAAVDKLPFQID; translated from the coding sequence ATGCGGAAGTACGATTACATATTGAGTCTCTGGATCATACTTGGGTGGGCAGCTGCAAGCCTTGTTGCCCAGGAGACGTTTGTTCTGCCGAAGGCAATTGAACGAAACGTCGATTTTTGGGTAAAGATCTATGCCTGCTATCCCACCCACACAGTGGTTATTCACGACAAGGAAGACCTTTCTGTTGTTTATGAAGTGGTCAACTTGGATGAATATCCGGCGGCTCAGAATGGTTCGCGGTGGTCGATTGTGGAACAAAAAAAGACTAAATATGTTCGGGCGCTTGAAGAGCTGGCTAAAATGTCCAAGCCGATCTCTTATGATTCTCTGACGGCGTTGCAGAGGCATGTTTATCTGGCATGGCTGCATTCGGCGGATAAAGAGAAATTTACTAAAGCGGTCGAAAACATAAGGGCTCAACGCGGCGTAAGTGACCGTTTTGCCGAAAGCGTAAAGAGGTCGGGGCGCTATTTAGAGTATATAAAAACGGTTTTTAAGGATTATGGATTGCCTGAAGATATCGCTTATTTGGCGCATGTAGAGTCGCTTTTTAATTATGATGCCTATTCCAAAGCCGGAGCTGCTGGCATTTGGCAATTTATTCCGCATACCGGCAGATTGTTTCTAACCATCAACGAAGCGGTCGATGAGAGGCTCGACCCCTTGGTCGCAACCGTGGCGGCGGCAAAGCTCTTGCGCAAGAACTATCAACAGTTGGGCAGCTGGCCGTTGGCAATAACCGCCTACAACCACGGGCTGAGCGGAATGAAAGATGCCGTGCAAAAAACCGGCACGAACGATTTCGAGACCATCTTTCTCAATTATCGCAGCCGTTCCTTTGGATTTGCTTCTAAAAATTTTTATGCCGAATTTCTTGCTGCCGTGCATGTGGCGAAAAACTATTATCATTATTTTGGACCGCTGGAGCTTTCACCTCCGGCCAAATTCATGACCGTGGAACTTCCGGTCCCCATGTATTTGAAAGAGGCCGCTGCTCTTTTTTCGGTTGAGGTTGACACGTTAATCGTATTCAATAAGGCCTTGCGAAAACCGGCTGTTGAAAATCAACAAAAGTTGCCTGCAGGATATAAACTGCACCTGCCGTTTCGCGAAAACTGGAACCCGTTGGAGGTTTTTCCGACATCGGAGAACCGGATGGATCGCAGAAATTCAGATAAATCCGGTACGGTGCAATCCGTTAAAATAAGCAATCCTTCAGAACGTGATTCATCGGCCGCTTCCGAAAGGTTGCCTGCTGCGGTGGATAAACTACCTTTTCAAATTGACTGA
- a CDS encoding ROK family protein — MKGKENLVLAVDLGGTKIYSAVVDRNGKIIGAAKKRTKAELGFEAVVSRILDCLKEALDNAGVDLIAISAVGIGSPGPLDLKKGVIIETPNLRWKNAPLKQRIETALEVPTAVDNDGNVGLLGEYYFGAAHKAQHAVGLFVGTGIGGGIIIDGKLLHGFNENAAELGHMILDPEGPLCGCGRRGCLEAFSSRTAIERDIRAAAAEGVKTTLIDPDSHSEERIRSKKLAQAFKMRDPAAVQAIEKSAKYLGYGIANLLNMLNPQVVVVGGGVVEALKDDYLDLVKKTAFENVFPVAARNVEIVRATLGDDSAVLGAAMLAFELADNLSS; from the coding sequence ATGAAGGGCAAAGAGAACTTGGTTTTGGCCGTAGATTTGGGAGGAACAAAAATCTATTCGGCCGTTGTCGATCGTAACGGTAAAATTATCGGGGCGGCAAAAAAGCGAACCAAGGCGGAATTGGGATTCGAGGCAGTTGTCTCGAGAATTTTAGACTGCCTCAAGGAGGCACTTGACAATGCCGGCGTTGACTTGATCGCAATTAGCGCCGTCGGCATTGGCTCTCCGGGACCTTTGGATTTAAAGAAAGGGGTTATCATCGAAACCCCCAATTTGCGGTGGAAGAATGCACCGCTTAAACAGCGCATCGAAACAGCGCTTGAAGTACCAACGGCCGTCGACAATGACGGAAACGTGGGGCTGTTGGGCGAGTACTATTTCGGCGCTGCTCACAAGGCTCAGCATGCTGTCGGTTTATTCGTCGGCACCGGTATTGGCGGCGGCATCATTATTGATGGAAAATTGCTGCACGGTTTTAACGAAAACGCTGCGGAATTGGGACATATGATTTTGGATCCAGAAGGCCCGCTTTGCGGCTGCGGCCGACGAGGATGTCTGGAGGCTTTTTCCTCGCGTACCGCAATCGAACGCGATATTCGTGCGGCAGCCGCAGAGGGCGTAAAAACCACACTCATTGATCCCGACAGTCATTCTGAAGAGAGAATTCGCAGTAAAAAGCTTGCTCAGGCCTTCAAAATGCGGGATCCTGCTGCGGTTCAAGCGATAGAAAAATCCGCCAAGTATTTAGGATATGGGATTGCCAATCTTTTGAACATGCTGAATCCGCAAGTCGTTGTAGTCGGCGGCGGCGTAGTCGAAGCCTTGAAAGATGATTATTTAGACCTTGTGAAAAAAACTGCGTTTGAAAATGTTTTTCCGGTTGCGGCGCGCAATGTGGAGATTGTTCGCGCCACGTTAGGGGATGATTCTGCCGTTTTGGGCGCGGCGATGTTGGCGTTTGAATTGGCGGATAATTTATCGTCGTAA
- a CDS encoding SWIM zinc finger family protein, whose translation MINGTDIDAALATLTHEDVVSFDNELLNGEGISYYENSQVLDAVVYRNHLSGRVGNFLEVHHVRIVSHGRELTCHCTCRSRKNICVHSMALLYAWANDGQDFTNLSDVLAQIHDWDSVRLREIVINILQKQPHLAGDFLKKHIPDWDEIDPDPFK comes from the coding sequence ATGATTAACGGTACAGACATCGATGCAGCTCTCGCCACCCTTACGCATGAGGACGTGGTATCCTTTGATAATGAGTTGCTGAACGGCGAAGGCATCAGTTATTATGAAAATTCTCAAGTGCTCGATGCGGTTGTCTATCGTAATCACCTTTCCGGTCGCGTCGGCAATTTTCTCGAAGTTCATCACGTTCGCATCGTATCTCATGGCAGGGAGCTGACTTGTCACTGCACCTGCCGCAGTCGAAAAAACATTTGTGTTCATTCCATGGCGCTTCTCTACGCCTGGGCCAATGACGGTCAGGACTTTACCAACCTCAGCGATGTCTTGGCACAAATCCACGATTGGGATTCGGTAAGGCTGCGCGAAATCGTCATCAACATTCTGCAAAAACAACCACATTTGGCTGGGGATTTTCTGAAAAAACACATCCCTGATTGGGACGAGATCGATCCGGATCCGTTTAAATAG